In Streptomyces canus, one DNA window encodes the following:
- a CDS encoding class I adenylate-forming enzyme family protein, with protein MNLTMLLDMVVEGMPDRILIGDRTDGLTARELARRARSGADLVRAADAGTVVYLGGNGPAFPVALFAAASAGVPFLPVNYRLSDEQLDDILGRQARPLVITDSPERVRGMAAVTLEEFTGPTAVAADHETEPADPDPDSIAVLLMTSGTTAAPKSAVLRHRHLTSYIFGSVEFASAEQSDATIVSVPPYHIAAVANLLSNLYAGRRIVYLDHFSAADWLHRVRTQAVTHAMVVPTMLVRIVSELVHSGVRGPSTLRSMSYGGAKIAVPVLVEALRLFPGTGFVNAYGLTETASSIAVLGPDDHRTAAASDDPTVRARLGSVGRALPSVEIEVHDPDGLPCPPGVVGDIVVRGPQVAGEYLEAGSRLDSAGWFPTRDRGHIDEDGFIFVEGRSDDTIIRGGENIAPSEIESVLTEHAWVADVAVAGIPDDEWGQRIGAFVVVKPGVRPDADVLREFVRGRLRSSKTPDDIVFLPELPTTPTGKVLRRKLVADIDKDAGAPEATRTPVL; from the coding sequence ATGAACCTCACGATGCTCCTCGACATGGTGGTCGAGGGGATGCCCGACCGGATCCTCATCGGTGACCGCACGGACGGCCTCACCGCCCGCGAACTCGCCCGACGGGCGCGCTCGGGCGCGGATCTCGTCCGGGCCGCCGATGCCGGCACCGTCGTCTACCTCGGCGGCAACGGTCCCGCGTTTCCGGTCGCCCTGTTCGCCGCGGCCTCCGCCGGCGTGCCGTTCCTGCCGGTCAACTACCGACTGAGCGACGAGCAGCTGGACGACATCCTCGGCCGCCAGGCCAGGCCGCTCGTGATAACCGACTCACCCGAGCGGGTCCGGGGCATGGCGGCCGTGACGCTGGAGGAGTTCACCGGACCGACGGCCGTTGCCGCCGATCACGAAACCGAGCCCGCCGACCCGGACCCCGACTCGATCGCCGTGCTGCTGATGACGAGCGGGACGACCGCCGCCCCGAAGAGCGCGGTACTGCGGCACCGGCACCTGACGTCCTACATCTTCGGCTCCGTCGAGTTCGCGTCGGCCGAGCAGAGCGACGCGACCATCGTCAGCGTGCCGCCCTACCACATCGCCGCCGTCGCGAACCTGCTCTCCAACCTGTACGCCGGTCGCCGGATCGTGTATCTCGACCACTTCAGCGCCGCCGACTGGCTGCATCGCGTCCGGACCCAGGCCGTCACGCACGCGATGGTGGTGCCGACGATGCTCGTGCGCATCGTCAGCGAACTCGTCCACTCCGGCGTGCGGGGCCCTTCGACGCTGCGGTCGATGTCGTACGGCGGCGCGAAGATCGCCGTACCCGTGCTCGTGGAGGCGCTGCGGCTCTTTCCCGGCACCGGATTCGTCAACGCCTACGGCCTCACCGAGACCGCCTCCTCCATCGCGGTGCTGGGACCGGACGACCACCGTACGGCCGCCGCGAGCGACGATCCCACCGTGCGCGCGAGACTGGGGTCGGTGGGCCGTGCGCTGCCCAGCGTGGAGATCGAGGTCCATGACCCGGACGGGCTGCCGTGCCCTCCCGGCGTAGTGGGAGACATCGTCGTACGCGGGCCGCAGGTCGCCGGTGAGTATCTGGAGGCCGGCAGCCGGCTGGACAGCGCCGGCTGGTTCCCCACCCGTGACCGCGGCCATATCGACGAGGACGGCTTCATCTTCGTCGAGGGCCGGTCCGACGACACCATCATCCGCGGCGGCGAGAACATCGCCCCCTCGGAGATCGAGAGCGTGCTCACCGAGCACGCATGGGTGGCGGACGTGGCCGTGGCCGGCATCCCGGACGACGAATGGGGGCAGCGCATCGGCGCGTTCGTTGTCGTCAAGCCCGGCGTGCGGCCGGACGCCGACGTCCTGCGCGAGTTCGTCCGCGGCCGGCTGCGCAGTTCGAAGACCCCCGACGACATCGTCTTCCTGCCGGAACTCCCGACCACGCCGACGGGCAAGGTACTGCGCCGCAAGCTGGTCGCGGACATCGACAAGGACGCCGGGGCTCCCGAGGCCACCAGGACACCCGTGCTCTAG
- a CDS encoding enoyl-CoA hydratase-related protein, with protein sequence MDLLRRREGSAEVITLNRPDQRNALSPGLIAELSRALRDCLDDDAVRAVVLTGAGDRAFCAGMDLKAFASGSDSSGPESDNTHFTMFSRGEYPKPVIGAANATAVAGGFELLLNCDIVVASDKARFGIPEVKRGLFAAGGGTTLPGRIPLAIALELGLTGDLIDAERACALGLVNCVVPAGDVVGAALEFARRIGENGPLGVLATKKLMRVTLTEGVAAARAAQEAENSKVFKSEDALEGARAFAEKRAPQWKGR encoded by the coding sequence ATGGATCTGCTCCGACGTCGTGAAGGCTCTGCCGAGGTCATCACACTCAACCGCCCCGACCAGCGCAACGCCCTCAGCCCCGGCCTGATCGCCGAACTCTCGCGGGCGCTGCGTGACTGCCTGGACGACGACGCGGTACGCGCGGTGGTGCTGACCGGTGCCGGCGACCGGGCGTTCTGCGCCGGCATGGACCTCAAAGCGTTCGCCTCCGGTTCCGATTCCTCCGGGCCGGAGTCCGACAACACGCATTTCACGATGTTCAGCCGAGGCGAGTACCCCAAGCCCGTCATCGGTGCCGCCAACGCCACCGCCGTCGCCGGAGGGTTCGAGCTCCTGCTCAACTGCGACATCGTCGTCGCCTCCGACAAGGCCAGGTTCGGCATCCCGGAGGTCAAGCGCGGCCTGTTCGCCGCCGGCGGCGGAACCACGCTGCCCGGCCGCATCCCCCTCGCGATCGCTCTCGAACTCGGGCTGACCGGAGATCTGATCGACGCCGAGCGCGCGTGTGCGCTGGGGCTGGTCAACTGTGTCGTTCCAGCCGGAGACGTGGTCGGCGCCGCGTTGGAGTTCGCCCGCCGTATCGGCGAGAACGGCCCGCTCGGCGTCCTCGCGACGAAGAAGCTCATGCGCGTGACGCTCACCGAAGGCGTCGCCGCGGCGCGCGCGGCGCAGGAAGCCGAAAACTCCAAGGTGTTCAAGAGCGAGGACGCGCTCGAAGGGGCTCGCGCCTTCGCGGAGAAGCGCGCACCGCAGTGGAAGGGCCGGTGA
- a CDS encoding alpha/beta fold hydrolase, whose protein sequence is MTWTEPLIRRIPAAGVELAAEEYPVDAPKGTALFLHGGGQTRHSWKGAALTLARSGWRTFSLDTRGHGDSGWAPDGDYSMDVLVADLVAVAARVGEGDPRPPALIGASMGGLTSLLAVGEGLVDARALVLVDVAPRMERDGAERVSGFMRRHVDGFATLEDVAAAVSEYNPQRRRPRSPDGLRKNVRLAEDGRWYWHWDPALVRRDADGPRRQPDPERLREAARAIGVPTLLVRGAQSDVLSEEGVRELLSLVPGSRAVDVAGTGHMVAGDDNDAFIDQVGRFLGTV, encoded by the coding sequence ATGACCTGGACCGAGCCACTCATCAGGCGGATCCCCGCCGCCGGCGTGGAACTGGCCGCCGAGGAATATCCGGTGGACGCGCCGAAGGGCACCGCGCTGTTCCTGCACGGCGGGGGCCAGACCCGCCATTCGTGGAAGGGCGCGGCCCTGACGCTTGCCAGGAGCGGCTGGCGCACCTTCTCGCTCGACACCCGCGGTCACGGCGACAGCGGGTGGGCGCCGGACGGGGACTACTCGATGGACGTCCTCGTGGCCGATCTCGTCGCCGTGGCAGCCCGGGTCGGTGAGGGCGATCCGCGTCCTCCCGCGCTGATCGGCGCGTCGATGGGCGGCCTGACCTCGCTGCTGGCCGTCGGGGAAGGGCTGGTGGACGCTCGCGCGCTCGTGCTCGTTGATGTCGCCCCTCGCATGGAACGGGACGGCGCCGAACGGGTCTCCGGGTTCATGCGCCGCCACGTCGACGGCTTCGCCACCCTGGAGGACGTCGCCGCCGCGGTGTCCGAGTACAACCCGCAGCGTCGGCGTCCGAGAAGTCCGGACGGGTTGCGCAAGAACGTGCGCCTGGCCGAAGACGGCCGCTGGTACTGGCACTGGGACCCGGCGCTGGTGCGGCGGGACGCCGACGGGCCCAGGCGGCAGCCCGACCCGGAGCGGCTGCGCGAGGCGGCCCGCGCCATCGGGGTTCCCACCCTCCTGGTCCGCGGTGCCCAGTCGGACGTGCTCAGTGAGGAGGGGGTGCGCGAGCTCCTGTCGCTCGTGCCCGGCTCGCGCGCGGTCGACGTCGCCGGCACCGGCCATATGGTGGCCGGCGACGACAACGACGCGTTCATCGACCAGGTAGGGCGATTCCTTGGCACCGTGTGA